The Mucilaginibacter mallensis genome has a segment encoding these proteins:
- a CDS encoding glycosyl transferase family 90 has protein sequence MGFQNLKLIIRKNKILYYTHSFLRQAIPGRFYKSALKSKLAAINNYDITELADRVNYYNKLGKPVSIGEGAIELQNIQIFKHPKAYNFDTYEYSRYFNERLKVNLLFGDITYSANLPSIQKSRPIDGDNANAILLKLDKKRHFLFIKDRKPFADKKDLLIGRGIIRQPHRIRFMDMYFNNPLCDLGEVNKKTDRPQWLKSKISIVAHLDYKFILSLEGNDVATNLKWIMSSNSIAVMPKPKYETWFMEGRLIGDHHYIQINDDYTDLEEKLNYYINNPQQAQQIVDNANAYVKQFINKRKEDLVSLLVLEKYFYSTGQIDRISI, from the coding sequence ATGGGATTCCAGAATTTAAAGCTAATCATCCGAAAAAATAAAATTCTTTATTATACCCATAGCTTCTTACGGCAAGCTATTCCTGGCAGATTCTATAAAAGCGCACTCAAAAGCAAACTTGCCGCTATAAACAATTATGATATAACTGAACTAGCCGACAGGGTGAATTATTATAATAAACTGGGAAAGCCGGTAAGTATTGGCGAAGGCGCCATTGAGTTACAAAATATACAAATATTCAAACATCCAAAGGCATACAATTTTGATACGTACGAATACTCCCGTTATTTTAACGAAAGGCTGAAAGTAAATCTCCTTTTCGGCGACATTACTTATTCAGCCAATTTGCCATCCATACAAAAAAGCAGGCCCATAGATGGTGATAACGCTAACGCGATATTGCTAAAACTGGATAAAAAGCGACATTTCCTTTTTATAAAAGATAGGAAACCTTTCGCCGATAAAAAGGACCTGCTAATAGGCCGGGGTATTATCCGGCAGCCGCACCGCATACGGTTTATGGATATGTATTTTAATAACCCGCTATGCGACCTGGGCGAGGTAAATAAAAAGACCGACCGGCCCCAGTGGCTTAAGTCAAAAATATCTATTGTCGCCCACCTCGACTATAAGTTTATCCTTAGCCTGGAAGGGAATGATGTAGCAACTAATTTAAAATGGATCATGTCGTCAAATTCTATAGCTGTAATGCCCAAGCCTAAATATGAAACCTGGTTTATGGAGGGGCGGCTTATAGGGGATCATCATTATATACAGATCAATGATGATTATACCGACCTTGAAGAAAAGCTTAATTATTACATCAACAACCCGCAGCAGGCGCAGCAGATCGTAGATAATGCAAATGCCTATGTAAAACAGTTTATTAATAAGCGTAAAGAAGACCTGGTGTCGTTGCTTGTTTTAGAAAAATACTTTTATAGTACAGGGCAGATAGACAGGATTTCGATATAG
- a CDS encoding glutamine--tRNA ligase/YqeY domain fusion protein — MSEERSLNFLEEIVEEDIRNGKNGGRVLTRFPPEPNGYLHIGHAKSICLNFGLALKYNGQTNLRFDDTNPAKEEVEYVDSIKTDVKWLGFEWANELYASDYFDRIYNFAVTLIKKGLAYVDDSSPEEISAQKGTPTEPGTPNAYRSRTIEENLLLFEEMKAGKYPDGAKVLRAKIDLASPNMHLRDPLMYRIKHTHHHRTGNDWCIYPMYDFAHGESDAIEEITHSICTLEFIPHRPLYEWFIEQLELFPSKQYEFARLNMTYTVMSKRKLLQLVEEGHVEDWDDPRMPTISGLRRRGYTPHSIREFCERIGVAKRENMIDVSLLEFCIREDLNKTAWRRMAVLDPIKLVLTDYPADKTEIMFGENNPEVEGGDGGREFPFSNELWIEREDFMEEPPKKFFRLGVGLMVRLKNAYIVKCESFVKDANGNVTEIHCTHIANSKSGGDTSGINVKGTIHWVSVPHAKTAEVRLYDRLFQVEDPSNEDGDFKDYLNPNSLHVIKTAYIEPELAKAELGVGYQFMRKGYFTLDKHSTADKLVFNRTVTLKDGWVKK, encoded by the coding sequence ATGAGCGAAGAAAGATCATTAAATTTTCTGGAAGAAATAGTTGAAGAAGATATACGTAACGGCAAGAACGGCGGCAGGGTATTAACCCGTTTCCCGCCGGAGCCTAACGGGTACCTGCATATAGGCCACGCCAAATCCATTTGCTTAAATTTTGGCCTTGCGCTAAAATACAATGGCCAAACTAACCTGCGTTTTGATGACACCAACCCCGCTAAAGAAGAAGTGGAATATGTTGACAGCATTAAAACCGATGTTAAATGGCTGGGCTTTGAATGGGCCAATGAACTGTATGCATCTGATTATTTCGACCGGATCTATAACTTCGCTGTAACGCTGATCAAGAAAGGTTTGGCTTATGTTGATGATAGTTCGCCTGAAGAAATATCGGCACAAAAGGGTACGCCAACCGAACCGGGCACGCCTAATGCTTACCGTAGTCGCACTATAGAGGAGAATTTGCTTTTGTTTGAAGAGATGAAAGCCGGCAAATATCCCGATGGGGCTAAAGTATTACGTGCTAAGATTGATCTGGCTTCGCCGAATATGCATTTGCGCGACCCGCTGATGTACCGTATCAAGCATACGCACCACCACCGTACCGGTAACGACTGGTGCATATATCCAATGTATGACTTCGCGCATGGTGAATCAGATGCTATTGAAGAAATAACCCACTCTATCTGTACCCTGGAGTTTATACCGCACAGGCCATTGTACGAGTGGTTTATTGAGCAACTGGAGCTATTCCCATCAAAACAATACGAATTTGCCCGTTTAAACATGACCTATACCGTTATGAGCAAGCGGAAGCTGCTGCAACTGGTTGAGGAAGGCCATGTAGAAGATTGGGATGATCCACGCATGCCTACCATCAGCGGTTTACGCCGCCGTGGGTATACACCGCATTCCATTCGTGAGTTTTGTGAGCGCATTGGCGTGGCCAAGCGCGAGAACATGATAGATGTAAGTTTGCTGGAGTTCTGTATCCGTGAGGATCTGAACAAAACCGCGTGGCGTCGTATGGCAGTTCTTGACCCGATAAAGTTAGTGCTTACCGATTACCCGGCAGATAAAACCGAGATCATGTTCGGTGAAAACAATCCTGAGGTTGAAGGTGGCGATGGGGGCAGAGAGTTCCCGTTCAGCAACGAGCTGTGGATAGAACGCGAGGATTTTATGGAAGAGCCGCCTAAAAAGTTCTTCCGCCTTGGTGTTGGCCTGATGGTACGCCTAAAAAACGCTTACATTGTTAAATGCGAGAGCTTTGTAAAGGATGCCAACGGTAATGTAACCGAAATACATTGCACACATATTGCCAATTCAAAATCAGGTGGCGATACCAGCGGCATTAACGTAAAGGGTACTATTCACTGGGTGAGTGTACCGCATGCTAAAACTGCTGAGGTTCGTTTATACGATCGCTTGTTCCAGGTGGAAGACCCATCAAACGAGGATGGTGATTTTAAGGATTACCTGAACCCTAACAGTCTGCACGTTATAAAAACAGCCTACATTGAACCCGAGCTGGCCAAAGCTGAATTAGGTGTTGGCTACCAGTTTATGCGCAAAGGATATTTTACTTTAGATAAACACTCTACCGCCGATAAGCTGGTATTTAACCGCACTGTTACTTTAAAGGACGGCTGGGTTAAGAAATAA
- a CDS encoding cobalamin B12-binding domain-containing protein, producing the protein MSNTFNRPIRVLVAKVGLDGHDRGARIIATSLRDAGMEVIYTGLRQTPEMVVNTALQEDVDAIGISILSGAHMTVFPKIINLIKEKGMDDVLVTGGGIIPSEDMDTLKGLGVGELFPPGTNTHDIVEYITGWVHKHRNF; encoded by the coding sequence ATGAGTAATACCTTTAATCGCCCTATTCGTGTTTTGGTTGCTAAGGTTGGGCTCGATGGGCATGACCGCGGCGCACGTATTATAGCCACCTCCCTGCGTGATGCAGGTATGGAAGTGATTTACACCGGCCTGCGCCAAACTCCCGAAATGGTGGTGAATACCGCCCTGCAGGAAGATGTGGACGCTATCGGCATTTCTATACTCTCAGGTGCACACATGACCGTTTTCCCCAAGATCATCAACCTGATAAAGGAAAAAGGCATGGATGATGTGCTGGTTACCGGTGGTGGGATCATTCCATCAGAGGATATGGACACCTTAAAAGGTTTGGGCGTAGGCGAGCTTTTCCCGCCGGGCACCAACACACACGATATTGTTGAATATATTACCGGATGGGTGCATAAGCACCGCAATTTCTAA
- a CDS encoding enoyl-CoA hydratase/isomerase family protein, giving the protein MAFENLLIEYKERIQYIIINRESKLNALNKATLAELHTAITEAFANIQVGGIIITGAGQKAFVAGADISEFASLGVDKGTELAREGQTKVFNLIEHGNKPVIAAVNGFALGGGLELAMACHIRIASDSAKMGLPEVTLGLIPGYGGTQRLTRLVGKGKALEMIMTADMITAPEAYEFGLVNHTVSQDSLLTKAEEILNKILLRAPLAIASAIKAINAATDPAVNGFDTEIDEFGKCFGTNDLQEGVSAFLQKRKPEFKGN; this is encoded by the coding sequence ATGGCATTTGAAAATCTGTTGATTGAATACAAAGAGCGTATTCAATATATAATCATTAACCGCGAAAGCAAGCTAAACGCTTTAAATAAGGCAACCCTTGCCGAACTGCATACGGCTATTACCGAAGCGTTTGCCAATATACAGGTTGGCGGTATAATTATAACCGGAGCCGGCCAAAAGGCATTTGTAGCAGGAGCCGATATTTCTGAATTTGCCTCACTGGGTGTAGACAAAGGAACAGAACTAGCCCGCGAAGGCCAGACCAAAGTTTTTAACCTGATAGAGCATGGCAACAAACCTGTTATTGCAGCGGTTAACGGGTTTGCTTTAGGTGGCGGCTTGGAATTGGCTATGGCCTGTCATATCCGTATTGCATCAGATAGTGCTAAAATGGGTTTGCCCGAAGTTACTTTGGGGCTTATCCCTGGTTATGGCGGTACGCAAAGGCTAACTCGTTTAGTGGGTAAAGGCAAAGCACTTGAAATGATCATGACTGCCGATATGATAACCGCTCCAGAAGCCTATGAGTTCGGTTTGGTAAACCATACGGTAAGTCAGGATAGTCTGTTAACCAAAGCAGAAGAAATATTAAACAAGATATTATTACGCGCTCCACTGGCCATTGCATCGGCCATAAAAGCAATAAATGCAGCCACTGATCCGGCAGTAAATGGCTTTGATACTGAGATAGATGAATTTGGGAAATGCTTCGGTACAAATGATCTTCAGGAGGGCGTTTCAGCATTCCTGCAAAAAAGAAAGCCCGAATTTAAGGGTAATTAG